A genomic window from Massilia sp. METH4 includes:
- a CDS encoding glutamate synthase subunit beta, whose amino-acid sequence MGKITGFMEFQRQDESYLAPEARLKNYKEFVLKLTDEQAKVQGARCMDCGIPFCNTGCPVNNIIPDWNDLVYRQHYRQALDVLHQTNNFPEFTGRICPAPCESACTLGINDDPVGIKSIEHKIIDEGWEHGWVKPQPADHKTGKKVAIIGSGPAGLAAAQQLARAGHDVTVFEKSDRAGGLLRYGIPDFKLEKFHIDRRIEQMEAEGVKFRMNTLVGKDFPANVNNWAKETIFPEDLEKEFDAVVIAGGAEQPRDLPVPGRELKGVHFAMDFLPQQNKVNAGDKVKDQIKATSKHVVVIGGGDTGSDCVGTSNRHGAAAITQFELMPMPPEQENKPLVWPYWPTKLRTSSSHEEGCERDWAVATKRLEGKNGKVEKLIACRVEWKDGKMVEVPNTEFEVKADLVLLAMGFVSPVQQVLDAFGVEKDGRGNARAATEGENSYKTSKPGIFAAGDIRRGQSLVVWAIREGRQCARAVDEYLMGHSVLPR is encoded by the coding sequence ATGGGAAAAATCACCGGTTTCATGGAATTCCAGCGCCAGGACGAAAGCTACCTGGCCCCGGAAGCGCGCCTGAAGAACTATAAAGAGTTCGTCCTCAAGCTGACGGACGAGCAGGCCAAGGTGCAGGGCGCCCGCTGCATGGATTGCGGCATCCCGTTCTGCAACACGGGCTGCCCGGTCAACAACATCATTCCGGACTGGAACGACCTGGTGTACCGCCAGCACTACCGCCAGGCGCTGGACGTGCTGCACCAGACGAACAACTTCCCCGAGTTCACCGGCCGCATCTGCCCGGCGCCGTGCGAAAGCGCCTGCACGCTGGGCATCAACGACGACCCGGTGGGCATCAAGTCGATCGAGCACAAGATCATCGACGAAGGCTGGGAACACGGCTGGGTCAAGCCGCAGCCGGCCGACCACAAGACGGGCAAGAAAGTGGCGATCATCGGTTCCGGCCCCGCCGGCCTGGCGGCTGCACAGCAGCTGGCGCGCGCCGGCCACGACGTGACGGTGTTCGAGAAATCGGACCGCGCCGGCGGCCTGCTGCGCTACGGCATCCCCGACTTCAAGCTGGAAAAGTTCCACATCGACCGCCGCATCGAACAGATGGAAGCGGAAGGCGTGAAGTTCCGCATGAACACGCTGGTCGGCAAGGATTTCCCGGCCAACGTGAACAACTGGGCCAAGGAAACCATCTTCCCCGAAGACCTGGAGAAGGAATTCGACGCCGTGGTGATCGCCGGCGGCGCGGAACAGCCGCGCGACCTGCCGGTGCCGGGCCGCGAACTGAAGGGCGTTCATTTTGCGATGGACTTCCTGCCGCAGCAGAACAAGGTGAACGCCGGCGACAAGGTGAAGGACCAGATCAAGGCCACCAGCAAGCACGTGGTCGTGATCGGCGGCGGCGACACGGGTTCCGACTGCGTGGGCACGTCCAACCGCCACGGCGCCGCGGCCATCACGCAGTTCGAACTGATGCCGATGCCGCCGGAACAGGAAAACAAGCCGCTGGTGTGGCCGTACTGGCCGACGAAGCTGCGCACCTCCTCGTCGCACGAGGAAGGCTGCGAGCGTGACTGGGCCGTTGCGACCAAGCGCCTGGAAGGCAAGAACGGCAAGGTCGAGAAGCTGATCGCCTGCCGCGTCGAGTGGAAAGACGGCAAGATGGTCGAGGTGCCGAACACCGAGTTCGAAGTGAAGGCCGACCTGGTGCTGCTGGCGATGGGCTTTGTGTCGCCAGTACAACAGGTGCTGGATGCCTTCGGCGTCGAGAAGGATGGCCGCGGCAACGCCCGCGCCGCGACCGAAGGCGAGAACAGCTACAAGACGAGCAAGCCGGGCATCTTCGCCGCTGGCGACATTCGTCGCGGCCAGTCGCTGGTCGTATGGGCGATCCGCGAAGGCCGCCAGTGCGCCCGCGCGGTGGACGAGTACCTGATGGGCCACTCCGTCCTGCCGCGCTGA
- a CDS encoding glutamate synthase-related protein: MNAQGLYDPANEHDACGVGFVAHIKGQKSHSIVEQGLLILKNLDHRGAVGADKLMGDGAGILIQIPDQFYRDEMAKQGVELPPPGEYGVGMVFLPKENASRIACEQEIERAVRIEGQVVLGWRNVPVDTEMPMSPLVRAKEPVIRQIFIGRGPDIMVTDALERKLYVIRKSSGHAIQALKLQHGHEFFVPSMSARTVVYKGLLLADQVGVYYRDLQDPRCISALALVHQRFSTNTFPEWPLAHPYRLIAHNGEINTVKGNFNWMRAREGVMKSAVLGEDLQKLFPLIYEGQSDTACFDNALELLLMAGYPLAQAMMMMIPEAWENHTLMDENRKAFYEYHAAMMEPWDGPAAMAFTDGRYIGGTLDRNGLRPARYIVTDDDLVVMASESGVLPIPESKIIQKWRLQPGKMFLIDLEAGRIIDDKELKDTYANAKPYKAWINAVRIKLNSLKLAESQLSHNVAKYTAQGEKLPASLLDRQQAFGYTQEDLRFLLAPMATAGEEAVGSMGNDSPLAVMSNKLKPLYNYFKQLFAQVTNPPIDPIREAMVMSLVSFIGPKPNLLDTNNVNPPMRLEVSQPVLSFDDMARLRHISQHTGGKFKSYELSICYPLAWGKEGVEASLASLCAEAVDAIKSGHNILIVSDRAVCADRVAIPALLATSAIHQHLVSKGLRASTGLVVETGSARETHHFALLAGYGAEAVHPYLAMETLAEMAHAMPGNLTPEQALYNYTKAVGKGLMKVMSKMGISTYMSYCGAQIFEAVGLNKSVVQKYFKGTASNIEGIGLFEIAEEGLRLHNLAFGNDPVLAESLDAGGEYAYRVRGEDHLWTPDAIAKLQHSTRANNFSTYKEYAQIINDQSRRHLTLRGLFEFKIDPSKAIPLDEVEPAKEIVKRFATGAMSMGSISTEAHATLAIAMNRIGGKSNTGEGGEDPNRFKAELKGIPIKQGATMADVIGKEQVVVDIPLQEGDSLRSKIKQVASGRFGVTAEYLNSADQIQIKMAQGAKPGEGGQLPGHKVSGYIATLRFAVPGVGLISPPPHHDIYSIEDLAQLIHDLKNVNPRASISVKLVSEVGIGTVAAGVSKAKADHVVVAGHDGGTGASPLSSVKHAGTPWELGLAETQQTLVLNGLRNRIRVQADGQMRTGRDVVIAAMLGADEIGFATAPLVVEGCIMMRKCHLNTCPVGVATQDPVLRAKFQGKPEHVVNYFFFVAEEARQLMAQLGIRTYDELIGRSDLLDKSKAITHWKAQGLDFSAIFFQPKVDTGLCMYHNEEQEHGLEKALDHKLIAQAKAALEKGERVSFISPVKNLNRTVGAMLSGEVAARYGHAGLPDDTIHIQLQGTAGQSACAFLAHGITIDLVGEGNDYVGKGLSGGRIIVRPNTEFRGWAVNNIIVGNTVLYGAIAGEAFFNGVAGERFAVRNSGATAVVEGTGDHGCEYMTGGTVVVLGATGRNFAAGMSGGIAYVYDPDGEFEKKCNLSMVSLEEVLPASEHADKATWHAQHRNGTPESDEAILKRLIERHFKHTGSTRARLLLDNWAESRGKFVKVFPNEYKRALVELADNAAIEAETQAIAA, from the coding sequence ATGAACGCGCAAGGTTTGTACGACCCAGCCAACGAACACGACGCCTGCGGTGTCGGTTTCGTCGCCCATATCAAAGGCCAGAAGAGCCATTCCATCGTCGAGCAGGGTCTGCTGATCCTGAAGAACCTCGATCACCGGGGCGCCGTTGGTGCCGACAAACTGATGGGTGACGGTGCCGGCATCCTGATCCAGATCCCCGACCAGTTCTACCGGGACGAGATGGCCAAGCAGGGCGTGGAACTGCCGCCGCCGGGTGAGTACGGTGTGGGCATGGTCTTCCTGCCGAAGGAAAACGCGTCGCGCATCGCCTGCGAACAGGAAATCGAGCGCGCCGTGCGCATCGAAGGCCAGGTCGTGCTGGGCTGGCGCAACGTGCCGGTCGACACGGAAATGCCGATGTCGCCGCTGGTGCGCGCGAAAGAGCCGGTGATTCGCCAGATCTTCATCGGCCGCGGCCCGGACATCATGGTGACCGACGCCCTGGAGCGTAAGCTGTACGTCATCCGCAAGTCGTCCGGCCACGCCATCCAGGCGCTGAAACTGCAGCACGGCCACGAATTCTTCGTGCCGTCGATGTCGGCCCGTACCGTCGTCTACAAGGGTCTGCTGCTGGCCGACCAGGTGGGCGTGTACTACCGAGACCTGCAGGACCCGCGCTGCATTTCCGCGCTGGCCCTGGTGCACCAGCGCTTCTCCACCAACACGTTCCCGGAATGGCCGCTGGCCCACCCGTACCGCCTGATCGCCCACAACGGCGAGATCAACACGGTGAAGGGCAACTTTAACTGGATGCGCGCCCGCGAAGGCGTGATGAAATCCGCCGTGCTGGGCGAAGACCTGCAAAAGCTCTTCCCGCTGATCTATGAAGGCCAGTCCGACACGGCCTGCTTCGACAACGCGCTGGAACTGCTGCTGATGGCAGGCTATCCGCTGGCGCAGGCGATGATGATGATGATCCCGGAAGCGTGGGAAAACCACACGCTGATGGACGAGAACCGCAAGGCGTTCTACGAATACCACGCCGCGATGATGGAACCGTGGGACGGCCCGGCCGCCATGGCCTTCACCGACGGCCGCTATATCGGCGGCACGCTGGACCGCAATGGCTTGCGCCCCGCCCGCTACATCGTCACGGACGACGACCTGGTCGTGATGGCCTCCGAATCGGGCGTGCTGCCGATCCCCGAGTCGAAGATCATCCAGAAATGGCGCCTGCAGCCGGGCAAGATGTTCCTGATCGACCTGGAAGCGGGCCGCATCATCGACGACAAGGAACTGAAGGACACGTACGCCAACGCCAAGCCGTACAAGGCCTGGATCAACGCTGTCCGGATCAAACTCAATAGCCTGAAACTGGCCGAAAGCCAGCTGTCGCACAACGTCGCCAAGTACACCGCGCAAGGTGAAAAGCTGCCGGCATCGCTGCTGGACCGCCAGCAGGCGTTCGGCTATACCCAGGAAGACCTGCGCTTCCTGCTGGCGCCGATGGCCACCGCCGGCGAAGAAGCCGTAGGCTCGATGGGCAATGACTCGCCGCTGGCCGTCATGTCCAACAAACTGAAGCCGCTGTATAACTACTTCAAGCAGCTGTTCGCCCAAGTGACGAACCCGCCGATCGACCCGATCCGCGAAGCGATGGTGATGTCGCTGGTGTCGTTCATCGGCCCGAAACCGAACCTGCTGGACACGAACAACGTGAACCCGCCGATGCGACTCGAAGTGTCGCAGCCGGTGCTGTCGTTCGACGACATGGCGCGCCTGCGCCACATCAGTCAGCACACGGGCGGCAAGTTCAAGTCGTATGAACTGTCGATCTGCTACCCGCTGGCATGGGGCAAGGAAGGCGTGGAAGCCTCGCTGGCATCGCTGTGCGCCGAAGCTGTCGATGCGATCAAGTCCGGCCACAACATCCTGATCGTCTCCGACCGCGCCGTGTGCGCGGACCGCGTGGCGATCCCGGCCCTCTTGGCCACCTCCGCGATCCACCAGCATCTGGTGAGCAAGGGCCTGCGCGCCTCCACCGGCCTGGTGGTCGAAACGGGTTCGGCCCGCGAAACGCACCACTTCGCGCTGCTGGCGGGCTACGGCGCCGAAGCCGTGCACCCGTACCTGGCGATGGAAACGCTGGCCGAGATGGCCCACGCCATGCCGGGCAACCTGACGCCGGAACAGGCGCTCTACAACTACACGAAGGCCGTCGGCAAGGGCCTGATGAAGGTGATGTCGAAGATGGGCATCTCCACCTACATGTCCTACTGCGGCGCGCAGATCTTCGAAGCGGTGGGCCTGAACAAATCCGTCGTGCAGAAGTACTTCAAGGGCACCGCTTCGAACATCGAAGGCATCGGCCTGTTCGAGATCGCCGAGGAAGGCCTGCGCCTGCACAACCTCGCTTTCGGCAACGACCCGGTGCTGGCCGAGTCGCTGGATGCCGGCGGCGAGTACGCCTACCGCGTGCGCGGCGAAGACCACCTGTGGACGCCGGACGCGATCGCCAAGCTGCAGCACTCGACCCGCGCCAACAACTTCAGCACCTATAAAGAGTACGCGCAGATCATCAACGACCAGAGCCGCCGCCACCTGACCTTGCGCGGCCTGTTCGAGTTCAAGATCGATCCGAGCAAAGCGATCCCGCTGGACGAAGTGGAACCGGCCAAGGAAATCGTGAAGCGTTTCGCGACCGGCGCGATGTCGATGGGCTCGATCTCGACCGAAGCGCACGCCACGCTGGCGATCGCCATGAACCGCATCGGCGGCAAGTCGAACACGGGCGAGGGCGGCGAAGATCCGAACCGCTTCAAGGCCGAGCTGAAAGGCATTCCGATCAAGCAGGGCGCCACGATGGCGGACGTCATCGGCAAGGAACAGGTTGTCGTCGACATCCCGCTGCAGGAAGGCGACTCGCTGCGCTCGAAGATCAAGCAGGTCGCTTCCGGCCGCTTCGGCGTGACGGCGGAGTACCTGAACTCCGCGGACCAGATCCAGATCAAGATGGCGCAGGGCGCCAAGCCGGGCGAGGGCGGCCAGCTGCCGGGCCACAAGGTGTCGGGCTATATCGCCACGCTGCGCTTTGCCGTGCCGGGCGTGGGCCTGATCTCGCCGCCGCCGCACCACGACATCTACTCGATCGAAGACCTGGCGCAGCTGATCCACGACCTGAAGAACGTGAACCCGCGCGCGTCGATCTCGGTGAAGCTGGTGTCGGAAGTGGGTATCGGCACCGTGGCCGCCGGCGTTTCCAAGGCAAAAGCGGATCACGTGGTGGTGGCCGGCCATGACGGCGGTACCGGTGCCTCCCCGCTGTCGTCGGTGAAGCATGCCGGCACGCCTTGGGAGCTGGGCCTGGCCGAGACGCAGCAGACGCTGGTGCTGAACGGCCTGCGCAACCGGATCCGCGTGCAGGCCGACGGCCAGATGCGTACCGGCCGCGACGTCGTCATCGCCGCCATGCTGGGCGCCGACGAAATCGGCTTCGCGACCGCACCGCTGGTGGTCGAAGGCTGCATCATGATGCGCAAGTGCCACCTGAACACCTGCCCGGTGGGCGTGGCCACGCAGGACCCGGTGCTGCGCGCCAAGTTCCAGGGCAAGCCGGAACACGTGGTGAACTACTTCTTCTTCGTCGCCGAAGAAGCGCGTCAACTGATGGCGCAGCTGGGTATTCGTACTTATGACGAGCTGATCGGCCGTTCGGACCTGCTGGACAAGTCGAAGGCGATCACGCACTGGAAGGCGCAGGGCCTGGACTTCTCGGCCATCTTCTTCCAGCCGAAGGTCGACACCGGCCTGTGCATGTACCACAACGAAGAGCAGGAACACGGCCTGGAAAAAGCGCTGGATCACAAGCTGATCGCGCAAGCCAAGGCCGCGCTGGAGAAGGGCGAACGCGTGTCGTTCATCTCGCCGGTGAAGAACCTGAACCGTACCGTGGGCGCGATGTTGTCCGGTGAAGTGGCGGCACGCTACGGCCATGCCGGCCTGCCGGACGACACGATCCACATCCAGCTGCAAGGTACCGCCGGCCAGTCCGCCTGCGCATTCCTGGCGCACGGCATCACGATCGACCTGGTGGGTGAAGGCAACGACTACGTGGGTAAAGGTTTGTCGGGCGGCCGCATCATCGTGCGCCCGAATACCGAGTTCCGCGGCTGGGCCGTCAACAACATCATCGTGGGTAACACGGTGCTGTACGGCGCGATCGCCGGCGAAGCGTTCTTCAACGGCGTGGCCGGCGAGCGTTTCGCGGTGCGTAACTCGGGCGCCACGGCGGTCGTGGAAGGCACGGGCGACCACGGTTGCGAATACATGACCGGCGGCACCGTGGTCGTGCTGGGCGCGACTGGCCGAAACTTCGCGGCGGGCATGTCGGGCGGTATCGCCTACGTGTACGACCCGGACGGCGAATTCGAGAAGAAGTGCAACCTGTCGATGGTGAGCCTGGAGGAAGTGCTGCCGGCCTCGGAGCACGCGGACAAGGCCACCTGGCACGCGCAGCACCGCAACGGCACGCCGGAGTCGGACGAAGCGATCCTGAAGCGCCTGATCGAACGCCACTTCAAGCACACGGGCAGCACCCGCGCCCGCCTGTTGCTGGACAACTGGGCGGAAAGCCGTGGCAAGTTCGTCAAGGTCTTCCCGAACGAGTACAAGCGCGCACTGGTCGAGCTGGCGGACAACGCCGCGATCGAAGCGGAAACCCAGGCCATCGCCGCGTAA
- a CDS encoding transposase: MARLPRFIVPSQPHYIIQRGLNGQPVFQDTDDYTIFLGWLRAAARTYKVAIHAYALLPDQFHLLATPADEDGLGQMMQWLGRCYVPYYNQKYGRAGTLWHGRYKTSVVDADHFLLTCCRYIEYVPVRAAPAAAAETYPWSSYAHHAGIRNDPAVTDHPAYWSLGNTPFQREAAYIELSAQYLSAAEIATVEAAVLKGWPLGTDKYKKDLEQKAKRQVLPAKRGRPFKQPQSI, translated from the coding sequence ATGGCCCGCCTGCCCCGCTTCATCGTTCCCTCGCAGCCCCACTATATCATCCAGCGCGGCCTGAACGGCCAGCCGGTGTTCCAGGATACGGACGATTACACGATCTTCCTCGGCTGGCTGCGCGCGGCGGCCCGCACGTACAAGGTGGCGATCCATGCATACGCGCTGTTGCCGGACCAGTTCCACCTGCTCGCTACACCCGCCGACGAGGATGGGCTGGGGCAGATGATGCAATGGCTGGGCCGCTGCTATGTGCCTTACTACAACCAGAAATACGGCCGCGCCGGCACGCTGTGGCACGGGCGCTACAAGACGTCGGTCGTCGACGCCGACCATTTCCTGCTGACCTGCTGCCGCTACATCGAATACGTCCCCGTGCGCGCGGCGCCGGCCGCGGCCGCCGAAACGTATCCTTGGTCCAGCTATGCCCATCACGCGGGCATCCGCAACGACCCGGCCGTCACCGACCACCCGGCTTATTGGTCGCTCGGCAATACGCCATTCCAGCGCGAAGCGGCCTACATCGAACTGTCCGCCCAATACCTTTCCGCCGCCGAGATCGCCACGGTCGAAGCGGCCGTGCTGAAGGGCTGGCCGCTGGGCACCGACAAATACAAGAAAGACCTGGAACAGAAAGCCAAGCGCCAAGTCCTCCCCGCCAAGCGCGGCCGCCCCTTCAAGCAGCCGCAGTCTATCTGA
- a CDS encoding response regulator transcription factor → MTQILIVEDNLEYAEEMADYLGEMGHVVSITNNAGEMWSALSQGNVGVVVLDLGLPDEDGINVIPRMRQLYPQIGLLVLTGRVNFDSRILGLRLGADHYLTKPIKFPELAAHIEALDRRVGPQEAAPAPSKWTLRLAARQLELQGQAITLTEKECNFLHLLTINTRPVPRQVIVAGIGGDDPDAGRRVDMLVYRLRKKARTGLGQDLPLRSAYGEGYSLSTSFNLS, encoded by the coding sequence ATGACGCAAATACTGATCGTGGAAGACAACCTGGAATACGCCGAAGAAATGGCGGATTACCTTGGGGAAATGGGACACGTCGTCAGCATTACCAATAACGCCGGCGAAATGTGGTCCGCGCTAAGCCAGGGTAATGTTGGCGTCGTCGTACTGGACCTCGGCCTTCCCGACGAGGATGGTATCAATGTGATACCGAGGATGCGTCAATTGTACCCACAGATCGGCTTGCTGGTGCTGACGGGACGCGTGAATTTCGACAGCCGCATCCTCGGGCTGCGCCTGGGCGCGGACCATTACCTGACCAAGCCGATCAAGTTCCCGGAGCTGGCTGCCCATATCGAGGCGCTGGACCGCCGCGTGGGCCCGCAGGAAGCCGCTCCCGCGCCGAGCAAGTGGACGCTGCGCCTGGCCGCCCGCCAGCTGGAGCTGCAAGGGCAGGCGATCACGCTGACGGAAAAGGAGTGCAACTTCCTGCACCTGCTGACGATCAATACGCGCCCCGTGCCGCGGCAGGTAATCGTCGCCGGCATTGGCGGCGACGATCCGGATGCCGGCCGCCGCGTCGACATGCTGGTTTACCGGCTGCGCAAGAAGGCCAGAACGGGCCTGGGGCAGGACTTGCCGCTGCGCAGCGCGTACGGCGAGGGGTACAGCCTGTCCACCAGCTTCAATTTGTCCTGA
- a CDS encoding ATP-binding protein: MNGADYQLLLEHGTDIHWMLDCDSGRLLYVSPAAARRFGWAAEAVLAQAQALAEPLLADLPARLERLRQGDETRRTVLREVELEGAAFEIESTVVPDGRLVGVVRDITARRELERQQKKFASMLSHEFRAPLATIDGAIQRLVMTDRGHDEGTTKRYHKIQGAVDRLLAMVDEYLSPERLAAIGRRPRENGIAPAALLEAAAAHARPRRPAIRVEAGNAPAWVRADPEGMRMCLDVLLDNAIKYTPPDSPIVLQTGKAAEGGIEFTVADGGPAIPDAELARVFDKGYRGSAAAAVPGSGIGLYMAKAVIEVHGGTLGVQNLPESGKKFRIWLPVTV; this comes from the coding sequence ATGAACGGGGCGGACTATCAACTGCTGCTGGAGCATGGCACCGATATCCACTGGATGCTCGACTGTGACTCCGGGCGCTTGCTGTACGTGAGCCCGGCCGCGGCGCGGCGGTTCGGCTGGGCGGCGGAGGCAGTGCTGGCCCAAGCCCAGGCGCTCGCCGAACCGTTGTTGGCCGATCTGCCGGCGCGGCTGGAGCGTCTGCGCCAGGGGGACGAGACGCGCCGCACCGTATTGCGCGAGGTGGAGCTGGAAGGTGCCGCCTTCGAGATCGAATCGACGGTGGTGCCGGATGGGCGCCTGGTCGGCGTGGTGCGCGACATCACGGCGCGCCGCGAACTGGAGCGCCAGCAGAAAAAGTTCGCCTCGATGCTGTCGCATGAATTCCGTGCGCCGCTGGCCACGATCGATGGCGCCATCCAGCGCCTCGTGATGACCGATCGCGGCCACGACGAAGGCACGACGAAGCGCTATCACAAGATCCAGGGCGCAGTGGACCGGCTGCTGGCCATGGTCGACGAATACCTGTCGCCCGAACGGCTGGCGGCGATCGGCCGGCGGCCGCGCGAGAACGGCATCGCGCCGGCCGCCCTGCTGGAAGCGGCGGCGGCGCATGCGCGCCCGCGGCGCCCGGCCATCCGCGTTGAGGCGGGCAATGCGCCGGCCTGGGTGCGTGCCGATCCGGAAGGCATGCGGATGTGCCTCGACGTGCTGCTCGACAATGCAATCAAGTACACGCCGCCCGATTCACCGATCGTCCTTCAGACGGGCAAGGCCGCCGAAGGCGGTATCGAATTTACCGTGGCCGATGGCGGCCCGGCGATTCCCGACGCCGAACTGGCCCGGGTATTCGACAAGGGTTACCGTGGCAGCGCCGCCGCGGCAGTGCCCGGGTCTGGAATCGGTTTGTATATGGCAAAAGCCGTCATTGAGGTGCATGGCGGCACGCTGGGCGTCCAAAACTTGCCGGAAAGCGGCAAGAAGTTCCGGATTTGGCTTCCAGTCACTGTGTAA